One segment of Proteus appendicitidis DNA contains the following:
- a CDS encoding FGGY-family carbohydrate kinase produces MEQQYFIGVDVGSASVRAAVFDSNGKRLGFSVRPIAQFRPKTDFVEQSSTDIWQQVCTTVKESVALSAIDPIHVKSIGFDATCSLVAVGKDGKGLSVSPSGKAEQDIIMWMDHRAVQETVTINLTNDPSLRYVGGEVSIEMELPKILWLKNHYPERYQNVWRFFDLADFLVWKATSGDVASTCTLTCKWNYLAHQGQFSESLLADVGLDELLEKVPQTILALGEQAGCLDESVANAFGLHTGVIVASGIIDAHAGGLALTASQPEGSLAIISGTSNCHMIVSQYPIMVPGVWGPYFGAMLPELWLNEGGQSAAGALVEWSIRRHESWAELEQEANEKGVNYYALLNEAVAELEETEQYPTAQFHVLADHHGNRSPRANPAAKGMVSGLTLESGRVALARYYLATLQSIAYGTRHIIDTLEDAGHQINRIVMCGGATKNPLWLREYANATGREIHLAQEEDAVNLGAALLGAVACKAFDDFSSAASAMVREGGIITPDSSTFAFHQAKYQVYLQMYQDQQRYNEMMSDC; encoded by the coding sequence ATGGAACAACAATATTTTATTGGCGTTGATGTTGGCTCAGCCAGTGTCCGTGCAGCGGTATTTGATAGCAATGGAAAGCGTTTGGGCTTTTCTGTCCGCCCTATTGCTCAATTTCGTCCAAAAACGGATTTCGTTGAGCAATCATCTACCGATATTTGGCAGCAAGTTTGCACTACTGTAAAAGAGTCGGTGGCGTTATCTGCTATTGATCCTATCCATGTGAAATCTATTGGTTTTGATGCCACTTGTTCTTTAGTTGCAGTGGGTAAAGACGGTAAAGGGCTTTCTGTTTCACCAAGTGGTAAAGCGGAGCAAGATATCATCATGTGGATGGATCACCGTGCTGTACAAGAAACAGTCACCATCAATCTGACCAATGATCCTTCACTGCGATATGTCGGTGGTGAAGTGAGTATTGAAATGGAGTTGCCAAAAATTCTATGGCTAAAAAATCATTATCCAGAGCGTTATCAAAACGTATGGCGATTCTTTGATTTAGCTGATTTTTTAGTTTGGAAAGCAACATCAGGAGATGTAGCAAGTACCTGTACATTAACCTGTAAATGGAACTATTTAGCACATCAGGGACAATTTAGTGAGAGTTTGTTAGCCGATGTCGGTTTGGATGAATTATTAGAAAAAGTACCACAAACCATCCTTGCGTTAGGTGAACAAGCCGGTTGCTTAGATGAGTCGGTTGCCAACGCGTTTGGCTTGCACACAGGTGTCATTGTTGCTTCTGGCATTATTGACGCACATGCGGGTGGCTTGGCATTAACGGCATCACAACCTGAAGGCAGTTTGGCAATTATCAGTGGTACGTCTAATTGCCATATGATCGTAAGTCAATATCCCATTATGGTGCCGGGTGTTTGGGGACCTTACTTTGGCGCGATGTTACCTGAATTATGGCTAAATGAAGGCGGTCAAAGTGCTGCGGGTGCGTTAGTCGAGTGGTCTATTCGTCGTCATGAATCATGGGCTGAATTAGAACAAGAAGCGAATGAAAAAGGGGTGAATTACTACGCCTTATTAAATGAAGCTGTCGCTGAATTGGAAGAAACAGAACAATATCCAACCGCACAGTTTCATGTGTTAGCTGATCACCATGGTAATCGCTCTCCGCGCGCCAATCCCGCAGCCAAAGGCATGGTAAGCGGATTAACGCTGGAAAGTGGCCGTGTTGCCTTAGCGCGTTATTACCTTGCGACACTGCAATCTATTGCTTATGGCACACGCCATATTATCGACACACTTGAAGATGCGGGACATCAAATCAATCGTATTGTGATGTGTGGTGGTGCAACGAAAAATCCATTGTGGCTACGCGAATACGCCAATGCGACAGGTCGTGAAATCCATTTAGCACAAGAAGAAGATGCGGTGAATTTAGGGGCTGCATTATTAGGTGCCGTAGCATGTAAAGCCTTTGATGATTTCTCTAGCGCTGCCAGCGCAATGGTGCGAGAAGGTGGCATTATCACGCCAGATAGCAGCACGTTTGCCTTCCATCAGGCTAAATATCAAGTTTATTTGCAGATGTATCAAGATCAGCAACGTTATAACGAAATGATGTCAGATTGCTGA
- a CDS encoding ABC transporter ATP-binding protein, with protein MLLNVENISKYYTQKNNTLFGEKVKVIDSLSFNIHSSEAFGLVGESGSGKSTLARLICGLELPDSGAIFLNKKPVTKRLHRQGIISIVFQDYMTSVNPTLTVSEIIAEPIKIVNPSISTQALKTLIFAFLDKVELPRSCYTRYIFELSGGQAQRVCLCRALASYPKLIVLDEALSSLDIPTQVQILDLLKQLKEEFTLSYLFISHDIQTVAYFCDKVMFFLQGKNIELCEINNLGKVTQDYSKKLIQSVI; from the coding sequence ATGTTATTAAACGTTGAGAATATCAGTAAGTATTATACTCAAAAAAATAACACACTATTTGGTGAAAAAGTGAAGGTTATCGACTCACTCTCTTTTAATATTCATTCGAGTGAAGCTTTTGGTTTAGTGGGTGAAAGTGGCAGTGGTAAAAGTACCTTAGCGCGTTTAATTTGTGGATTAGAGTTACCTGATAGCGGGGCTATTTTTTTAAATAAGAAGCCTGTTACCAAACGGCTTCATCGCCAAGGTATAATCAGTATTGTTTTTCAAGATTATATGACCTCGGTTAATCCGACATTAACGGTCAGCGAAATTATTGCGGAGCCGATTAAAATCGTTAATCCAAGTATTAGCACTCAAGCATTGAAAACACTTATTTTTGCTTTTTTAGATAAAGTAGAATTACCTAGAAGCTGTTATACACGTTATATATTTGAGCTTTCTGGAGGGCAGGCTCAAAGAGTATGTTTATGCCGCGCATTAGCCTCTTATCCAAAGCTTATTGTATTAGACGAAGCGCTTAGCTCTTTAGATATTCCCACTCAAGTTCAAATATTAGATTTATTAAAACAGTTAAAAGAAGAATTTACACTCTCTTATCTTTTTATTAGTCATGATATTCAAACGGTGGCTTATTTCTGCGATAAAGTGATGTTCTTTTTACAAGGTAAAAATATTGAATTGTGTGAGATAAATAACCTAGGTAAAGTCACGCAGGATTATTCAAAAAAATTAATTCAATCCGTTATTTAA
- a CDS encoding ABC transporter ATP-binding protein, producing the protein MNNLLTLERVSITHQESGKKLVDDISFSIKQGRTLAIVGESGSGKSLISKAIMGLLPEQLAMSGEIFLNGKKIGHETLSQRRALLGTSLGVIVQNGMSAFDPLMRIGKQFCQTLIYHFSYSKKRAIEETELALSHVFPDQFQSVMQKFPHQLSGGQLQRVMIAIALALSPKLLIADEPTTALDAPLRQDILKLLQHIVTTHHSTLIFISHDLGIVNKIADDILVMQKGKMVECGEKITVLSHPTQEYTRYLIKARQQLSLRFEQLINQKMD; encoded by the coding sequence ATGAACAACTTACTGACGCTTGAGCGTGTTTCTATTACTCATCAAGAAAGCGGAAAAAAACTGGTTGATGATATCTCTTTCTCGATAAAGCAAGGGCGTACATTAGCGATTGTAGGCGAAAGCGGCAGTGGCAAAAGTTTGATTAGTAAAGCCATTATGGGATTGTTACCTGAACAATTAGCCATGTCAGGGGAGATTTTTTTGAATGGGAAGAAAATCGGTCATGAGACGCTTTCTCAACGTAGAGCTTTATTGGGGACATCTTTAGGTGTGATTGTGCAAAATGGCATGAGTGCTTTTGATCCTCTGATGAGAATAGGAAAGCAATTTTGCCAAACGTTAATCTACCATTTTTCCTATTCTAAAAAGCGCGCCATAGAAGAAACTGAGCTGGCATTATCTCATGTGTTTCCTGATCAATTTCAATCTGTTATGCAAAAATTTCCTCACCAATTAAGTGGTGGGCAATTACAACGTGTGATGATTGCGATTGCACTTGCCTTATCACCGAAATTATTAATTGCAGATGAACCGACAACGGCACTTGATGCACCTCTTCGCCAAGATATTTTAAAACTGCTACAGCATATCGTCACGACTCATCATTCAACACTGATTTTTATTTCTCATGACTTAGGGATAGTCAATAAAATTGCTGACGATATATTAGTGATGCAAAAAGGAAAAATGGTTGAATGTGGCGAGAAAATAACCGTTTTATCGCATCCAACACAAGAATATACACGTTATTTAATTAAGGCACGCCAACAGCTTTCATTACGTTTCGAGCAATTGATTAATCAAAAAATGGATTAA
- the opp1C gene encoding nickel/cobalt ABC transporter permease: MWRLFWQRLGKDKSAQLCLLVMMIVVIAGIFAPWLAPHDPTLTSIRLKFKPISFDYPLGTDNLGRCIFSRLLFGIRTTVFYALLAMSVTLMVGWLMGMLAGFFHGKTDTLIMRLCDVVLSFPAEIMILALVGIMGPGIGNILIAVILVKWAWYARMIRGVVRQYSHRNYIAYAQVIGAPSRHILRRHLLPVTFAETIVLASTDIGSVILMISALSFLGLGVQPPTPEWGNMLSEAKNVMVLHPEQMLPAGIAITIVVTAFNFWGDFLRDVFDPDNRQSVGEKHEQLTDA; the protein is encoded by the coding sequence ATGTGGCGGCTTTTTTGGCAACGACTCGGAAAAGATAAAAGCGCCCAACTGTGTTTATTGGTGATGATGATTGTAGTTATTGCCGGAATATTCGCCCCTTGGTTGGCACCGCATGATCCCACATTAACTTCGATACGTTTGAAATTTAAACCCATAAGCTTTGATTACCCGTTAGGTACGGATAATTTAGGGCGCTGTATCTTTTCAAGGTTATTGTTTGGTATAAGAACGACGGTATTTTATGCCTTATTAGCCATGAGTGTGACATTAATGGTTGGTTGGTTAATGGGAATGTTAGCCGGATTTTTCCATGGCAAGACAGATACATTAATTATGCGTTTATGTGATGTGGTTTTGTCATTTCCCGCAGAAATTATGATCTTAGCGCTAGTGGGAATAATGGGACCGGGTATTGGTAATATCTTAATTGCCGTTATTTTAGTGAAATGGGCATGGTACGCCAGAATGATCAGAGGGGTTGTTCGCCAATATTCCCATCGTAATTACATTGCATACGCGCAGGTCATTGGCGCTCCTTCTCGTCATATTTTACGGCGTCATTTATTACCCGTCACCTTTGCTGAAACTATTGTTTTAGCATCAACGGATATTGGTAGTGTTATTTTAATGATCTCGGCACTCTCTTTTTTAGGGTTAGGTGTACAACCACCAACGCCAGAATGGGGAAATATGCTTAGTGAAGCAAAAAATGTCATGGTATTACATCCAGAACAAATGTTACCCGCTGGGATTGCTATCACGATTGTTGTTACTGCATTTAATTTTTGGGGCGATTTCTTACGTGATGTGTTTGATCCAGATAATCGTCAGTCAGTAGGAGAAAAGCATGAACAACTTACTGACGCTTGA
- the opp1B gene encoding nickel/cobalt ABC transporter permease encodes MLRYIFWRVLAIFPLALIISFIAFILLELAPSDPAEVALRVNEIVPTPEAIEGMRHELGLDKPFFTRYFLWLMAGLQLDFGTSFLTRTPVIQEMLRALPPTLWLASTALFFIIILTLPLALWCVAKPQSVADKCIRFIVFILTAIPNYWLGLLLIWGVAIYLDWLPVSGMLSPQSVILPALALSLGYIGTYLRLLRGAMLNQWHQPYVFYAKTRGLPDNLILRRHILRNSLYSSLTALGMSIPKLIAGTVVIENIFAWPGIGRLCISAIFGRDYPMIQAYILLMSLLFLFFNFLMDVIQMMADPRLRR; translated from the coding sequence ATGCTACGTTATATATTTTGGAGAGTGCTGGCGATATTTCCACTGGCGCTGATCATTTCATTTATTGCCTTTATTCTGTTGGAATTAGCGCCGTCTGATCCTGCGGAAGTCGCACTACGCGTCAATGAAATAGTACCAACACCCGAAGCTATTGAAGGTATGCGCCATGAATTAGGGTTAGATAAGCCTTTTTTTACGCGTTACTTTTTGTGGTTAATGGCAGGTTTACAACTCGATTTTGGTACTTCTTTTCTTACAAGAACCCCTGTTATTCAAGAGATGTTACGGGCATTACCGCCAACACTTTGGCTGGCCTCTACCGCGCTATTCTTTATTATTATTCTGACACTTCCTTTAGCATTATGGTGCGTGGCTAAACCTCAAAGTGTTGCAGATAAATGTATCCGTTTCATCGTGTTTATTTTAACGGCTATTCCTAATTATTGGTTAGGATTGCTATTAATTTGGGGCGTCGCTATTTATTTAGATTGGTTGCCTGTCAGCGGAATGTTGTCGCCTCAGTCTGTTATTTTGCCTGCTCTGGCGCTCTCTTTAGGGTATATCGGTACTTATTTACGGCTATTACGCGGTGCGATGTTAAATCAATGGCATCAGCCTTATGTCTTTTATGCCAAAACGCGTGGATTACCCGATAATCTTATTTTACGTCGTCATATTTTACGTAATTCGCTGTATTCCAGTTTAACGGCATTGGGGATGAGTATTCCGAAGCTTATTGCGGGTACGGTAGTGATTGAGAATATTTTTGCTTGGCCGGGAATAGGGCGACTATGTATCAGTGCTATATTTGGTCGTGATTATCCGATGATACAAGCTTATATTTTATTGATGTCACTGTTATTTCTCTTTTTTAATTTTCTGATGGACGTCATTCAAATGATGGCTGATCCACGGTTAAGGAGATAA
- the nikA gene encoding nickel ABC transporter substrate-binding protein, whose product MKPLFSVFPTLLLTLACAFPALADKSNNMLDYASTKDIRDINPHLYSGEMAAQNMVFESLVLNTEKGVAPYLAERWDISPDGKNYTFFLRHDVTFSDGEPFNAKAVKLNIEAVLDNYERHAWLELVRQIDNVEIVDEFTVKLNLKNPYYPTLTELGLTRPFRFISPNSFINGKTKTGVANYIGTGPWVLTEHKKDQYAQFKVNPNYWGEKPVLNGVMWRVIPDRQTMLLSLQKGDIQLIFGADGDMLDMDSFEALMASDKFKTEMSAPIASRAIVLNSSRAMTSSQKVRQALQYAVDKEGIAQGILAGSEKVADTLMARSVPYCDFASPTYAYQPTKAIELLEAEGWVLPKGQAIREKQGEKLQLLLSYNVNNAVEKEIAELIQDDFKKIGVGLTILGEEKQAYLDRQKNGDFDLQYSLSWGTPYDPASFVSSFRIPAHADYQGQKGLANKAQLDAMIGELLITPNEARRQELYKTLFTSLAAQAVYIPLTYSRTKAIHRSELENVGFNPSQYEIPFEKMRFKP is encoded by the coding sequence GTGAAGCCCTTATTTTCAGTGTTTCCAACCTTATTATTAACACTTGCATGTGCTTTCCCCGCATTAGCAGATAAAAGTAATAATATGTTGGATTATGCCAGTACAAAAGACATTCGTGATATTAACCCGCATCTCTACTCTGGTGAGATGGCGGCTCAAAACATGGTATTTGAATCCCTTGTATTAAATACCGAAAAAGGTGTTGCACCTTATTTAGCGGAGCGTTGGGATATTTCTCCTGATGGAAAGAACTACACTTTCTTTTTACGTCATGATGTGACTTTTAGCGATGGCGAACCCTTTAATGCTAAAGCAGTAAAATTAAATATTGAAGCGGTGCTAGACAACTATGAACGCCATGCGTGGTTAGAGTTAGTTCGTCAGATTGATAACGTTGAAATTGTTGATGAATTCACGGTTAAATTAAATCTAAAAAATCCTTATTACCCAACATTAACCGAATTAGGTTTAACTCGCCCATTCCGCTTTATTTCGCCAAATTCTTTTATTAATGGCAAAACCAAAACGGGTGTTGCCAACTATATTGGTACGGGGCCTTGGGTATTAACTGAGCATAAAAAAGACCAATATGCTCAGTTTAAAGTTAATCCAAATTATTGGGGAGAGAAGCCCGTATTAAATGGTGTGATGTGGCGAGTGATCCCCGATAGACAAACCATGTTACTTTCTCTACAAAAAGGGGATATTCAGCTTATTTTTGGTGCAGATGGCGACATGTTAGATATGGATTCATTTGAAGCTCTTATGGCGTCAGATAAATTCAAAACTGAAATGAGCGCACCGATCGCTTCTCGTGCGATTGTGCTTAATAGTAGCCGTGCAATGACATCCAGCCAAAAAGTTCGCCAAGCATTACAATATGCGGTTGATAAAGAAGGGATTGCACAAGGTATTTTAGCGGGTAGTGAAAAAGTTGCTGATACTTTAATGGCGCGCAGTGTGCCTTACTGTGATTTTGCTTCCCCAACTTATGCTTATCAACCAACAAAAGCAATTGAGTTATTAGAAGCCGAGGGCTGGGTATTACCAAAAGGTCAGGCTATCCGCGAGAAACAAGGTGAGAAATTACAGTTATTGCTCTCTTATAATGTGAATAATGCCGTCGAGAAAGAGATAGCCGAGCTTATTCAAGATGACTTTAAAAAGATTGGTGTCGGTTTAACAATTTTAGGCGAAGAAAAACAAGCCTATTTAGATAGACAAAAAAATGGTGATTTTGATTTACAATATTCACTCTCATGGGGAACACCTTACGATCCAGCTTCTTTTGTTTCATCCTTTAGAATACCGGCTCACGCAGATTACCAAGGGCAAAAAGGGTTGGCAAATAAAGCCCAATTGGATGCCATGATTGGCGAGTTATTAATTACCCCTAATGAAGCACGTCGTCAGGAACTCTATAAAACCTTGTTTACCTCATTAGCGGCGCAAGCTGTGTATATTCCGTTAACTTATTCACGCACTAAGGCAATTCATCGTAGTGAATTAGAAAACGTAGGCTTTAATCCATCACAATATGAAATACCGTTTGAAAAGATGCGCTTTAAGCCTTAA
- a CDS encoding class I SAM-dependent methyltransferase — MTNKINNNQLLNDVTRYWNIRAESYSESNQQELLSEKQQKWRHLLLGHIKEGETLKVLDIGTGPGFFAILLALSGHDVTAIDATQGMLLEAKHNAQTHQANIQFIRGDVHQLPFASEQFDLVVSRNVTWNLKAPEQAYSEWFRVLKPGGSLINFDANWYLHLFDENYWQGFVADRERSAEKQVEDHYVNTDTKEMERIARQLPLSQIKRPQWDINTLLEVGFSRYMIDTQIGDFVWNEEEKINYGSTPMFMIHAQKQRIDD; from the coding sequence ATGACAAATAAAATAAATAATAACCAATTACTTAATGATGTAACGCGCTACTGGAATATCAGAGCTGAAAGTTATAGTGAGTCTAATCAACAGGAATTGCTGAGCGAAAAACAACAGAAATGGCGTCATCTGTTATTAGGGCATATCAAAGAAGGTGAAACCTTAAAAGTGCTTGATATTGGTACGGGGCCAGGTTTTTTTGCCATTTTATTAGCGTTATCGGGTCATGATGTCACCGCGATTGATGCAACGCAGGGTATGTTGCTGGAAGCTAAACACAATGCGCAAACACATCAGGCAAATATTCAATTTATTCGTGGTGATGTACACCAATTACCTTTTGCCAGTGAACAATTCGATTTAGTGGTTAGTCGCAACGTGACATGGAATTTAAAGGCACCTGAACAAGCGTATTCGGAGTGGTTTCGTGTATTAAAACCGGGCGGTAGTTTGATTAATTTTGATGCTAATTGGTATTTACATCTTTTTGATGAAAACTACTGGCAAGGTTTTGTGGCCGATAGAGAGCGTTCGGCTGAAAAACAAGTTGAAGATCACTACGTCAATACAGATACCAAAGAGATGGAACGAATTGCTCGCCAATTACCGTTAAGTCAAATTAAACGCCCACAATGGGATATTAATACCTTGTTAGAAGTCGGTTTTAGTCGATATATGATAGATACTCAGATTGGTGATTTTGTGTGGAACGAAGAAGAAAAAATCAATTATGGTTCAACACCCATGTTTATGATCCACGCACAAAAACAAAGAATAGATGATTAA
- a CDS encoding vWA domain-containing protein yields the protein MNRISRLTADITRADFALTHQQQLLQLLTQHFPTKYRSLFATPEKKSDDVVEWYSPVSGNPVALTSLQGQEQQEIRRILDERLNDIKTQTALLASQNRITDEERHILDTASTLPDSESVYIINGQPVITWWPRTTPLPPPIAQVTAGASAAAAGAALANIPAKTRNRWLRWLLLLLFLLFLILLASWLKGCFDPKAFPPVVEEKPAVVIPPQPEPVPEPEPIPEPAPEPEPEPEPVPEPTPVPEPEPAPKPVPVKKLTPLEACVQDEVKKTGVTEKTANATCENRLANKIKQMCPADRPAELAPQVILIFDASGSMALSMSLTESDLDYIASTGQLFPGYDAEPRRITTARNAAIKIINNIPSDMKITTVVASDCGVVKSSPAYGGNERSKLLSYIKRIEPDSGTPLAESIKRAGNLIKGNNRDTIIVLLSDGLESCDQDPCAAARTLKRAHPRAVINVVDILGTGAGNCVANATGGQVFTARNANEVSLMTRKAIEDYIPKNCK from the coding sequence ATGAATCGAATCTCACGATTAACGGCTGATATTACCCGCGCCGATTTTGCTTTAACCCATCAACAGCAATTACTCCAATTGCTGACTCAACACTTTCCGACTAAGTATCGCTCTCTATTTGCGACGCCAGAGAAAAAGTCGGATGACGTGGTTGAATGGTATTCGCCTGTTTCTGGTAATCCTGTCGCTTTAACATCGTTACAAGGGCAAGAGCAGCAAGAAATAAGACGTATTTTAGATGAACGCCTTAACGATATTAAAACGCAAACGGCGCTATTAGCATCGCAAAATAGAATTACGGATGAAGAGCGCCATATTTTAGATACGGCATCCACGCTACCTGATAGTGAAAGTGTCTATATTATTAATGGGCAACCCGTTATTACTTGGTGGCCACGCACAACACCATTACCACCCCCTATTGCACAAGTTACCGCAGGTGCAAGTGCCGCGGCTGCGGGTGCCGCACTTGCCAATATACCCGCCAAAACACGTAACCGCTGGCTACGTTGGTTATTACTACTGTTATTCTTACTGTTTTTGATCTTATTGGCATCTTGGCTGAAAGGCTGTTTTGATCCGAAAGCATTTCCTCCTGTGGTTGAAGAGAAACCAGCCGTTGTCATACCGCCACAACCAGAGCCTGTTCCGGAGCCAGAGCCAATCCCTGAACCCGCGCCAGAACCTGAACCAGAGCCTGAACCTGTACCAGAACCCACTCCAGTACCTGAGCCAGAGCCAGCACCTAAGCCTGTGCCAGTGAAAAAACTCACTCCATTAGAAGCTTGTGTACAAGATGAAGTGAAAAAAACGGGTGTGACAGAGAAAACGGCAAATGCGACTTGTGAAAACCGCTTAGCAAACAAAATTAAGCAAATGTGCCCTGCCGATCGCCCTGCGGAACTTGCGCCTCAAGTGATCCTCATCTTTGATGCTTCCGGCTCTATGGCGCTGAGCATGAGTTTAACAGAAAGTGATTTAGACTATATCGCTTCAACTGGACAACTTTTCCCAGGTTATGATGCCGAACCTCGACGGATCACAACAGCAAGAAACGCAGCAATAAAAATCATTAATAACATTCCGTCAGATATGAAAATTACCACCGTTGTGGCATCTGACTGTGGTGTGGTGAAATCCAGCCCTGCTTATGGCGGTAATGAAAGATCAAAATTACTCAGTTACATTAAGCGTATTGAGCCAGATAGTGGCACACCATTAGCCGAATCTATTAAACGTGCAGGTAATTTAATTAAAGGCAATAATCGTGACACTATTATTGTGTTGTTATCAGACGGTTTAGAGTCTTGCGATCAAGATCCTTGTGCGGCAGCCAGAACCTTAAAACGCGCTCATCCTCGTGCCGTCATTAATGTGGTGGATATTTTAGGTACAGGCGCAGGTAACTGTGTGGCGAATGCAACTGGCGGTCAAGTCTTCACCGCGCGTAATGCGAATGAAGTCAGTTTAATGACTCGAAAAGCGATTGAAGATTATATTCCAAAGAACTGTAAATAA
- a CDS encoding SrfA family protein, whose translation MNKAFLRSGKLENYLPMGENGQAVYISALQLRETLRLRGKAHISQCLAIPQPNETGERIDWYSPIDGSVIPWSAASEEERTAAYTLLKQNQDDLIAFSEKEQQRAGNKESQLFGALLSKTIQFPDENHIFIVDGQPIITFWGFVSANQQLRVDPVACLKPAVAPIAPTSTVVPPAQEKVIITETKRPWWRFLWWLLPLLLLLLAIFFLRGCFSTPALPTVDIKTPDIEAPKLPDPTLEKPKVPTVVTNGHTVGVPTGTIHTGTLGTVDANGNVINGTDGNGAVVDPNTGLPVVDPQTDNNQGALPKGTLPENAQQPDVPPVDPAAQNEQPKTDNNPNTGNENNTPNPPVDPNAPPDVTPPTTADNTTPLTIPANALANGSTQFLNGQWKAGAGIQDQKTGKPLSLNYQLDNGKGQVVMTRSDGVTCKAPVNAAVNQGGLNINNQGQALCSDGSNYLMPNIICQPGSQNIADCQGKYENSQPFPLSMKRENN comes from the coding sequence GTGAATAAAGCATTCTTACGAAGTGGTAAATTAGAAAATTACCTCCCTATGGGAGAAAATGGACAGGCTGTTTATATCTCTGCCCTGCAACTGCGTGAAACTCTGCGTTTAAGAGGAAAGGCACATATTTCTCAATGTCTTGCGATCCCTCAACCCAATGAAACGGGTGAGCGCATTGACTGGTATTCACCAATTGACGGCTCTGTTATTCCTTGGTCTGCGGCTTCAGAAGAAGAGCGCACCGCCGCTTATACTCTACTGAAACAAAATCAAGATGACTTAATCGCCTTTAGCGAAAAAGAACAGCAAAGGGCTGGAAATAAAGAGAGTCAGCTTTTTGGCGCACTGCTCAGTAAAACTATCCAATTTCCTGACGAAAACCATATTTTTATTGTTGATGGGCAGCCAATTATTACCTTTTGGGGCTTTGTCAGCGCTAATCAACAACTGAGAGTTGACCCTGTTGCTTGCTTAAAACCAGCTGTCGCGCCAATCGCACCAACATCAACAGTGGTTCCACCAGCACAAGAAAAAGTCATCATTACTGAGACTAAACGTCCTTGGTGGCGTTTCTTATGGTGGCTGTTACCTTTATTATTACTGCTACTCGCTATTTTCTTCTTAAGAGGCTGTTTCTCAACGCCAGCGTTACCTACGGTCGATATTAAAACGCCAGATATTGAAGCGCCTAAATTACCCGATCCGACACTTGAAAAGCCGAAAGTTCCCACAGTAGTAACCAACGGTCACACCGTCGGTGTGCCAACAGGCACCATTCACACAGGAACATTAGGCACTGTGGATGCGAATGGAAATGTGATTAATGGCACTGACGGTAACGGTGCGGTGGTTGATCCTAATACGGGCTTACCTGTAGTTGATCCTCAAACAGACAATAACCAAGGTGCCTTACCTAAAGGAACATTACCTGAAAATGCACAACAGCCGGATGTACCACCGGTTGATCCTGCTGCACAAAATGAGCAACCGAAAACAGATAACAACCCAAATACAGGGAATGAGAACAACACGCCTAACCCTCCTGTTGATCCCAATGCCCCACCCGATGTCACACCGCCTACAACAGCGGATAACACAACACCACTGACTATTCCTGCGAATGCATTAGCGAATGGCTCCACTCAATTCCTAAATGGTCAATGGAAAGCTGGGGCGGGAATTCAAGACCAAAAAACAGGTAAACCACTGAGCCTGAATTACCAACTAGATAATGGTAAAGGACAAGTCGTAATGACACGCAGTGATGGCGTGACCTGCAAAGCGCCTGTCAACGCAGCCGTTAATCAAGGTGGATTAAATATTAATAACCAAGGTCAGGCTCTGTGTAGTGATGGTTCAAACTATTTGATGCCAAATATTATTTGCCAGCCAGGAAGCCAAAATATTGCTGATTGCCAAGGGAAATATGAAAACAGTCAGCCATTCCCATTATCAATGAAGCGGGAGAATAACTAA